The genomic DNA gaaagaagtagattgtagtgtttttttattatgttgaagatggaaggaagtgatggattataggtcgtaatGAAAGGTATTCCtttgggtttgtctgtctgtttaggttgtagggtatgtgtgcggggaatgtctgcagcccgttgtatttgtttagtagcaaagttgcgtttgtaacctcgtttcagaaggtatgtcgttagttccgtggtgcgaatcttgaacgtttcgtcgttagaacaaattcgtcgtaggcggagtgctaggctgaaagggattgctttttttgtatgtagaggatgacaagaggaataaactaaatgttggtgtttgtccgtgggtttcgtgtataggtctgtatttatgtttccgtcactagttagtgagacgttaacgtcaaggaaaggaacactggtgggagagtgtgagctagtaaatttaatggtagggtgaatgttgttgagataatcggtgaaaattttaaggttctccggaccttcagtccagatcataaaaatatcatcgatgtatctcaaccaagtatgaggttggaatggggcgttccttagagcatttttttcgaaaagcccgaggaagaggttagcaaaagagggggccattttggtgcccatagctgtgccgtggatttgaaggtagtggctatcattaaaagtgaagttattcatggtgaaaatcatgcggatgaggtcgcaaatagtgccagtGGGAATGATGTTGTGAGGATCAGCGCGTAAGAAATGATCACAACCATTAATACcttcattatgtggaatattagtgtatagagatgagacgtcaagtgttactaatagTGAATTAGAGGGTAATTTGAAACTCTTACTCCTCGGAACTTTTTTCATTATACGCCTCTAAACTCAACTCGATGGCCTTATCGCTCGAGTCTCTGCTCAAGAAAAGACGCACGAAGAAAACTACACCCGTCCGCCGTTTCATTCAACACCGAGCCAACTACAACGCTTTACCTCCACAAGATACTGCTTCTAACGACACTACATCTAATGTTACGGTTAACCTTTGCACCATGCCTAATGTCCTCACTCAACACAATCTTACAGATAACAACACAACTCCTATTAACATAACTGCTAACAGCAACTACACTTCACCTCACATTACCAGTCACGCATCCATGTCTAATACTCTCGCCCGCACTCGCAAACGCTCTCGCCGCAAGAGCAAGCCTGCTAAGCTCCCACTTGATCACTCGTCTGTTATTAATCTCTCTAATTCTATTCTGTCTCCAGACGAGATATTTGTTCTCGCACGTGGCCTCACATTCTGCCCTACTCCTCGTCACATCAACTGGCCTGAAATCTCAGCCGACATGTACGACTTTGCTCGACGTATGCGACTAACAGAGTACTTCTTTGACGAGAACAACACCACTAACGTGAACAAACGAGACAACCCTTTCCATAATAAAAGCACTTGGAACCCTCCCACTAACAGAGAACAGGCCCTAGATACATTCTTAGACGCTGTTAAACTTGACATCACTACATGTAAACCTAAACCTATTCGCGACAATCTTACCACCTCAGAACGACAGGCAATACACCAACTTAAACAACGACAAGACATTGTAATAAAACCAGCAGACAAGGGTTCCGGTACGGTTATTATGGATAAAACCTGGTACATTGACGAATGCAACAGACAACTTAACGACTCTAAATTCTACACTGTTGAcatacaaaaacgagtaacagtaTACGTAAAAAGAATGTACACTGACGACCTCATTgacgagaagacaaaacaatacctgatacaacctgacgtaaaaccaggacgtttctacatccttcccaaagtacacaagcccggtaacccaggacgccctattgtttcatctaatagtcatcccactgaacgcatatcccattttattgaccaccatcttcaaccccttgtccacaaactaccatctcatgttaaagacactaacgattttctcaataaactccttaccattggcaaattaccctctaattcactattagtaacacttgacgtctcatctctatacactaatattccacataatgaagGTATTAATGCTTGTGATCATTTCTTACGCACTGATCCTCACAACATCATTCCCactggcactatttgcgacctcatccgcatgattctcaccatgaataacttcacttttaatgatagccactaccttcaaatccacggcacagctatgggcaccaaaatggccccctcttttgctaacctcttcctcgggcttttcgaaaaaaatgctctaaggaacgccccattccaacctcatacttggttgagatacatcgatgatatttttatgatctggactgaaggtccggagaaccttaaaattttcaccgattatctcaacaacattcaccctaccattaaatttactagctcacactctcccaccagtgttccttcccttgacgttaacgtcttactaactagtgacggaaacataaatacagacctatacacgaaacccacggacaaacaccaacatttagtttattcctcttgtcatcctctacatacaaaaaaagcaatccctttcagcctagcactccgcctacgacgaatttgttctaacgacgaaacgttcaagattcgcaccacggaactaacgacataccttctgaaacgaggttataaacgcaactttgttactaaacaaatacaacgggctgcagacattccccgcacacataccctacaacctaaacagacagacaaacccaaaGGAATACCTTTCattacgacctataatccatcacttccttccatcttcaacataataaaaaaacactacaatctacttctttcttctgaccgctgcaaaaatgctttcctccatctacctgttgtggctttcaggcgctcccctaaccttcgagacctgctggttacagctaaactgtcccccaatgtaactcattctaattccacacttccttccggttcttctCGCTGTGGCAAACACTGCGCTatctgtccttacattttccatggactaaccaactacaaattctgctctactggcgaaacgcgctccattaatttccacataacttgcgaaactaaaaaccttatctacatgattcaatgcaacagatgccatctacagtacataggagaaactaaacgacgtttaaaagaccgttttaatgagcaccgccgcactttagataacgctaacaccaaatccaaacctactacagtcgcagaacatttcctctcctctccccacaacatctccaaggacatgcaattaatccctatcgaaaaaatattttctaacagagactcgatccgtaaggccagggaagcttttttaattttaaaaggcaggacaattgatcccaacggtcttaatatccgcgaagaaacgtattagatttcagtttattattttagtgatttctgttatttttccgtgactcttagtatttgaattcaaaatctttgtaactgccatgttttatcacattctttccagtattacgtcaacatccatttactatatatatatatatatatatgtacatagaagcaattcaatgtaaactctcattgtacctgaagaaggctggtttggccagccgaaatatagtacatcactaaaaatcaaatctacgttgtatcggctcttgcttaaaatatttagtttgtTAAACTGTTCCTGTTGCATTGCCGACTTTGTTATTATGTGTCTTTGCACTTCAATCAATTTATCTTTCTTCAAAGGATAAGTCTTCAGATGATGGTATAGTACGTATTTGTCCGACACAGCTCCTGTTTGCTTACTCAGAGTCCCATCATTGAGCATGCCAACCTTTAACAGACTTCTCcagtctctctttctttctcttttccttcttTAGCTCTAACAATTTCAAGTGCTCCAAATATGTTTCCACACCGCATTCTTGTGATGCAACAAACTTCTGTGCGAATTTTGAAATGCTGGCAAGATCTTCCAGCGAGTATTCACAAGAGTGATACGCTTTCTTTAATTGAGCTCGTGGTAAATAATCGTTAATGTGAGGTGGATTAATTTATATTGTTTCAACATTTAATATGtgttgattggttggttctcaCAGAAAATCTTCAAGAATGTTTAGATATAAAATGTTTCGAATTATATGTATTAAGACCGCTTTTGTGCAACAGTTGACATACATGTAGGGTTGTTGGGTTGTTCAGGTTGATCATTATTAAAGTTTAAAATGCTTACTGTGCAAGGGACTTGTTTgttaaataatatattttatttgtttttattctatttttattttaagtgaTCCTCTCTTTTTTGgctaaataaaatttaatgacCCTCCCCTCAACCGCACCAgagctcccccccccccccttccctgcCTCTAATATATGACAGGTCCGTAGCCCAATGATATTCCCTCCACATACATATTATTTAGCGCTCGTAAGAGTtgtgaagaacaagaaaatccgagaaaagttcagctgtttaGCAATCTTTTTATCCGTGACTGAGGTTGTGCGCCTACCGAGGCGTTACGCGAGTCAAATCTTGAATTTCGTCAgttgctctgattggttcagtcGAAATTGTCACGCGCCAGCAGCGCGCGAAAAAATCCTGCTTTTCCTCAGCGGGAACAAATAGTACACTGGGCTGCACACGGGTTACCATTTGACATTGCTTGCGACAGCCAATGTTTATATGAGCATAAACAGGCTTTCCCTGAGACAATTTTCACTTCTCCGAAGATGAAGCGATTGCGAGTCGGGAACGCTGATAgtgaaaaaagtttgtttttctccgGCTTATTCATCGCGGTTGTACGAAAAATTTGTTTTCCGGCAAATGGTTTCATGTTGTTTGCATCCACGGCCAGGCTGTGATGCAATGAATCCACAAGTTCTAAAATTCTTGAGCTGGACATGCTGGCTTCATCCCATATAATGAAATCTGCCTTTCAAATTTAGTTTACCAGGCTTGATATAGCGGTAGAACGTTGCAAGATGATATTTGCCGGCATTTCTGCAGTTCCAAGTGCGTAAAACGAGTGTACAGTTGACGCCATACCCCTGCCATACACAGCGCACGCTATTCCGCTTGAACTTCACGTTCCGCTATTCGAAGTCGCTCAAAATACGTGTTACAAGCCTTTCCAACACAAGCCTGGTCAGTTATGAAAATGTTATGACCATCTGCTACAAACGTTAGTGCCTCCAGTTGTTCGGCGTTAACAGCCATGTGTGGTTAGAATCACCGAGAAAATCTTGCATATGTTGGAACAACCGCTATGAATAAgccggaaaaaaacaaaattaacttttctGTATTTTTCACTATAGGCATACCCGACTCGTTGTTATTCTCAGGATTTTTTGGTGCGTTGCAGGCGCGTGATAATTTCGacttaaccaatcagagcacctGAGCAGATTTGGCTGGCGTAACCCCGCAGTAGGCGCACAGCCTCAGTCACGGGTAAAAAGATTGCtaaacagctgaacttttcacggattttcttgttcttccaAGGGCGGAtcaagggaggggggggggggggggatttggGTGTTGATTGGGTGGGTTTAGCCACCCCCTCTTAGAGAAGCCCACCTAAAAAGTGCACACGATGTAGAgtacgacaaagaaatgttgtaaaatgcgtgccgcacgtgttCCTGCACCTCGACAATTTTCTCTCCTTCAACCAATAATGCAGGCCGAATTTATACTTGAGATGAATAAGGAACCAAATTCGTCTTCGATATTGATTTCTCTGTCAGCACCTCTGTACGACGTGCTAACAGACCAGTAAGCTGAAGACGAATTTTGGTCCAAAATTAATCATCGGGAGTTGGTTGTATAAAACGTGAGTAAGACCATTCACCCTTCGAACACGTAGAGACAGAACAACATTAAAAAGTGACAATCATATGTCTTTTATCTCAAATACTTTAATTGTGGACAAAAAGATTCCCTACGAAGCCCTAATATACATTCTTCAATAAATTATCGTTGTCGTTTATGGCTCCAACATTTGTCTAAATGTATTTATAAATATATACCAATAAGAAAAAGTCCAATTTATTCGTCTTTCTTCTCAATAGCAATCAGTGGTTAGTGTCACGCTTGTGCCGTCGCAGCATTGGGCGCGAATCTTTTTCAACGGTCTTCCTCTACATCCGTTGTCATTTCTGCAAGTTACAGCAGTGTAGGGTTTATTGCAAATACGAATAGCCACGGTGTTTTTAACACATCGGCCATTTGGTGGGTCTGAAGCGTTGTCAACGAGCCTTTTTACATTCCTCGCACAGCTACCTTCAACATCTCTAAGGAAGCCAAGAGCTAGAGTCAACAAAAGAGCGACTTTAACCTGAAAAGGAAAATATCATCGACATTTAGGCAAAATGAATATGatgacaacaataacaataagaataggtaggtaggtaaagtctgctacgagcctagaaggcccatcaggccggcacttatctccggtttctgtagcatgaagcgactaggagtatttgtactcccccctggatgggatgccactccattgcagggttactcCCAGCATTAGATTTGCCGGTACGGTAccaatttatacacctgggtggagagaggcaccgtgagagttaaGTGTCTTGCCTTGCCTCCCGcgacaataatagtaataatgataacaatatgtCGATATCCCAGCTTATATGCAGCTTGATGAAGTTCGTCGTGACTGACTCCTTCAGCCAAATAAATAATCTGGGCAACAAAGGCCTCCATCTAGGCAAGAGAAAACCTCTGGTCTGGCTTGCCTTTTAGTGCAATTTAATTTGCCTTAATTGGGTAGGAGCACGCCATTCAGTGTTGGTTTGAAAATTTAAGTAGACCATGAGATTAGGGAAGTGCTACAGAGACTATACTAATATATTGTCCTTTCAGACCTGTTCTTTCCCCGCTAGTTGTGGGACGAACTCCGTGAAGACAAGGCAGGTAATATAATTTTGaaacttaaaaagaaatttacaaTCTGCTTGTCTCAGTGAGCATATATGCCCTGACAGTGGTTCCCTGGCGAGAAGCTGGGCGCCACTATTGGGTTAAAAAATCCGTCTCCACTGGCCTTAATTGGTCAATTTGATATctcaaatgatgatgatgataatattcCGATATCGTGGAAATATAAATCTGgctaatgcaaatgaaaaatccattgttttcgctcatttgcattagttcggctcatgtgaaatgcgacgtttaaaacgggcctaaccGATAATGATGGTTGGATCTAAACACGCACTAAAGAAGGAGTGTCAAGTGAATATTTACTTCGATAAAACTAAGCTAAAACAGGTTTCATCGTGCAAATATTTGTGGGTAGTAACATGTGACGTCATGCTAGAGATTTGACTTGGTGTTCAAATGGAAACACAGGTATAACATCAAAATACTAAGAAAACTccacataacaataataataacactaataataataatgataataataattataataattataacattGATTGctccattttctttaaaaaaaaccctGAAAGATTACAACAATTCAACCTCTGCCGTTCCAAAAAGACGTGGAAACAACTTACCAGTGTGAGAAAGTTGTTCTTTGTGATTTCACTGAAGGTTCTTCCAAGTGAGTACTCGTACCGTCTAAAGCTGATCAACTGCGATCACTTATGATGAAGCTCTCCTCGCCATCAGCTTTTATAGCCAATCCAAGCTAAAAATAAGTTGTAATGTTCCTGCTCCGCGTTGTAGTTAATTTTCTGGTTAATTCTCTTCACGTGTCAAACTGAAGGAAAAACCTTGTCCATGCTTCACTTCTTAACAAAAAACCATTTCGCTTCCTTTGATACCTAGCTGCCCTAAAATAGTCGGTTGTCGTAGATTTTTTTCTGGTGTTTCGAACGCGAAACCAATCAAGAGCAATCATAGTTTAAAACGAGAATGATTAATTTTGCCCGAACACTAGTTTTAAAAGAACAATTCAAAATGAGACTGGATTCACTTCAACGTTGATAGCGTAGATAGGGTGGGTAGTACAAACAACTCCGTCAAAGATTTTTATTAGTGAGCGGGGGAAACCATTGCGTTGTCAAATACTTTCCATGGACATCGAGCAGCTCTAACTATCGAGCATTTAGGAAGAACTCGCTGAAGcattgaaaaggaagaaaaaaatctaTAGTCAGAGAAGACACAGCCAATTACACCCAAATAAaactatattttgtttttaatcgccagcttaatttttttgtttatttgggcTAAATCATATGTCAAGTGGAACAAATATCGAGCGAGCATCTTCCATCAACTTAACACTACACGTTAAACTATTTGTTTGTACAAGAaggtgtttctttttcttttgttattggaTAAGGTTCATATAAGCATTATTTGAGAATCGAAAAGTTAATCTATTTACGAGTATCACCAGGTTGTTCGAACGTTTCTGGAAAAACTAAATCAAAGCTACTTTCAAAACTCACTCCCTCTTTTGTCGCTGAAACAAGTTGCTAAGTAGAGGAACTTTTAAGAGACCTGAAACCTTCAACAGGAAATCCGTCAGAATTGAGTTGATTTCCCTGTAAGATATTCGCTTCTAAAGAATAGTTTATTATGCGCTTAAAATGTCGAGGATTCCTCAGTTGCTCATTCATTCAGAGATTTATGCATCGTGCGGCGGCAAACTgcaaaagtcaagaaaaaattGCGATTTGCCAATAATAaagaaacatgtttgatataTTTCTTTCCTGATTTGCCGTTTCATGCCGCAAACAGCGAAGCTGAATCTCTCTACTCATGAAGAATTGTAAAACGGCTGAAGAGTATCTCATTTTTCCATTGCTTTGAACATTGCCCGTTTGGTTGCACTTGTAATTGAGTGACGCTGAAGATATCTTTTATTCGCAGATGaggaggagggggaggggggggggggggtctgaGTGGAGTATGAGAAAAAATATTGCTGTAAGAACATGAAATACCGTGCTCGAGATACGACTATAACGCCCTTGATTATTTGACAAAAATGACACTAAAATGAGCAAAGATCCCAAACGTTAAAATAAAGCGCTAAAGCAGATTAATTGGTTGTAGTAAATTTGGTTCAGAAAATGTTAACAAATCAACGCGTTACGCGTTTAAGCCACTGGAACGAAGATGACTGTTTTTGTTCGGGTGTAATTGGCTATGTCGTCACAGCTTGCAGATCTTTTCTCCCTTTTCAATGCTTCAGCGAGTTCTTTGTAAAGGCTCGATAGTTGTAGCTGTTCGATGTCCATGGGAAGTATTGACAACGCCATCATTTCCGCCGCTCACAAATAAAAAGACTTTGGCAGAGTTGTTTATATCATCCACTTTATCTTAATTATCAGCGTTTAAAATACTCCtcattttaaattgttcatttAAAACTATTGTTCGGGCACACAATCCTAACCGGTCTTTTTTCCAGTGATGATTCTCCTTGATTGGTTCCGCGTTCGAAAAACCAGAAAAAGAAATCTACAACCGACTATTTTAGAGCACTTCTAACCagcaaggaaaggaaacgaaaaGGTCTTTAGTTAATAAGTGAACCATGGCCAATGTTTTCCTTCAGCGCGACACGAGAAGAGAATAAAATAGAAAGTTAACACGGAGCAGAAACATTACAACTTATTTTTAGCTTGGAttggctaaaaagtataaaTGCTGATGGCAAGGAGAGCTTCATCATCATTGATCGCAGTAGATCAGCTTTAGATGGTACGAATACTCAGTGGAAGAACGCACAAAGAACTCATAATGAACAACTGTCTTAAACTGGTAAGTTAACTATCTCAAACTGATAAGTTGTTTCCAGGTCTTTTTGGAAAGTTTGAATCATTGTAAGCTATTAGCGGTTTTTTAAGAAAAAGGAGGAATCATCAGTTTTCTTGGTATTTTGGTGTTTATACCGGTTTTCCTATTTGAACACCAAGGCCCGGTGGAATTAAgcattaaccaaggagtttatttctctactcctaaaggctgttcaacactgatattcggaaaaattttacattagactgaggaagtcaatcttacaaaacaaaaataagcgaaacactctttcaccaaaaagtttaaaacatggAAGAAAATTTTACGCTtttcctggattaagttaatcggctttctaACAAACGGGCCCAGGTCAAATCCCTGGCTTCACCTCAGGGGTTCAGCACCTTTCATTTAGGATCCTCGCCGTTCACCAATTTTGTCAATTATTTGTATTATTGTTAGAAGtggtagcagcagcagcagcagcagtagtagtagtagtagtagtagtagtagtagtagtagtagtagtagtagtagtagtagtagtagtagtatcatcatcatcattattattcattaaGATCAAATTAAGGCCAGTGGAGAGGATTTTTAAGCCCAACAGTGGCACCCGTAAGGAAAGTCACTCTAAGGCATGCGTACTCACAGGGTCCAGAAGACATTAAagtgtgtttcttttttttttttttctcattttcaaaGTTAAATTATGTACTTTTTCTTGACGATGTGTGCCCACATCCAGCAGGGAACGAACAGAACCTGAGACGTCAGTATTATTATAGCCCCGTAGCATTTCAGTCATCTCATGATCTACTTAGACCCCGTTTACACGGGTCAGGATGAAATTTTTACAAGGACAAAAACTTGCATGGTTCCACCCCGCGTTCACACGGTACCGGTGGAACCGGatgaatttttgaacggctacGTGTGCAAGTTTGGGACCTGAAAAAAGCTGGTCAACTTTTTGACCGGCACGGTTCCACTATGTATACGGATTCATGAAAAGACCCGAACCGTGCAAGGTTTTGCACGTTTAGTGCGGTTAAGGCATGGAATCTACTTACGTTTTTTTCTAAGCAAAAATGTTGTTGacacaaaacaaattaacaaaagcacGATACAGATATGAGGAGACAAGCGGCAGTTGCATGCATCGGTTTTTCAGCCGGATTAGATGGGCTACTGCAGTACACGTTGCTACAAATGGTCATTGTCTCCGATGTTCATCGATCGAGGCAACGTACACATTTGATTGAATTTCTTCGTAAGCATGTACAGCTCACAAAACAACCGGTCGTGGAAAAAGTCTCAGACCAGAAAGCGACGTCTGATTTGCCGCGTACCGCACCTCACTACAACGTGATTGGCTAACAACATaagcttaaccaatcacagcagagatttttgaaaagccatTCAAATGACGCGACTGGTCTCAAAATTTGTGTGGACCCATGTAAACACCATTGCCATCTGTAACAGAATTTGCAATGTGAagttccatgtaaacaggcaGTCCAGACCCGTGTTAACGTAGCCttagccgttcaaaaattcgtcCCGTTCCACCGGTCCCGTGTGAACGCAAGGTGGAGCCGTGCAAGTTTTTCTCCGAGCACAAATTTGTCCGGATCCGTGTAAACGGGGTGTTAATATCTCTAACCAACACAATAGCGTGCTTCTAGCCAGTGAAAGCAAATTAAATTGTACCAAAAGGCAAGCCAAACCAGAGGTTTTCACTTGCCTAGCTGGAGGCCTTTTTTTTGCCCAGGTTATTAGTTCGGCTAAAGTAGTCAGTCAGGACGAACTCCCTCAAGCCGCAACTAAGCTGGGATATCGAACTTTTGTTATCTgcgttgttattgttgttgttgttgtcatcatcatcattttgccTAAATGTCAACgggtttgtttttctttttcaggttAAGTTCGCTCTTTTGTTGACTCTAGCTCTTGGCTTCCTTAGAGATGTTGAAGGTAACTGTGCGAGCAATGTAAAAAGTCTCCTTGACAACGCCTCAGGCCGACCAAGAAGCCAACACAGCCGATGTGTTAAAAACACCGTGGCTATTCGTATTTGCAATAAATTCTACACTGCTGTAACTTGCAGAAATAACAACGGATGTAGAGGAAGACCGGCGATAATGATTCGCGCCCAATGCTGCGACGGTAGAAACGTGACACTACCCACCGATTGCTACTGAGAAGAGAGACAAAGGAATTAGACTTCTTCTTGTTGGtatatatttataaataaattcaGACAAATATTGGAGCCATAACCAACGACGATAATTTATTGAAGAATATATATTAGGGCTTCGTAGAGAATCTTTTTGTCAACAATTAAAGTATTTGGAATCAAAAGCCattaaattctttttttaatgttgttcTGTCATCACGTGTTTGAAGGCCTGGGTGAATGGCGTTATATTACTCACTTTATATACAACCAACTCCTCATGGTTAATCCCTTCTTACTAACGTCAAAGGCAAACGCGAACACAACGACACACCAGGAGCAGTTGATAAGACTGCCATGCCACTTGCATTGGTGTGGCCAGTAGGAAATTGAAAACACAAATGACTGAACACAACGGAGCGACTTAAAACGGTGATCTTAACAACATCATTGCTGAGCACCAATTATACTGAGAAACCACAAAAATGACTGTGCATATATGCCAACCTCTAACACCAGAAAGCTGATGTATCAAACTTCACTGACAGAACCGGCACCAGACAAATGACTCATTGACGAAACCGACAAAAGTGTTAAACAACGCTTCTACGGATCAAGATGTATCACCGACAGTCTCCCCAGCCAGCAACATCACGTTTGACTAGACCGACCAATAAGATCACATTTCTACTGACAAagaccagaaaaaaaatgacgtccttttttttttcttcagattttgaaagtgtgtttgcttaacacttgtCTGGCAAAATGCtgagttttaattttcatttaaaggctTTTTGCTTTCAGTGTGAGTTTtaaatttcacggtccgccatgttattcaaaactgaccgaatgGACCTCAGAGGtttggatccaggaaaaagtgctgaactcccatgctgcatattaagtCTGCCGCGCACACGCGCATTGTATTCCTACTGAGtctttgactttattttctcctggatccagctctctcaagaatgctggaccattaaataggaaaattccagatAACTTCGTCTTTAGAtatcatagttttgaaatccaaagaaaaagaaaaattaaactttCACTCATGGGAAAACTTTAAACGATGAACTCACACTACACCAGTTTCCTGACTGTCGGACTAACTTCCTCTCTGGAtgtcgaaatgtcagtcaatgtcaccaTTTGCAACGAAAGTCCCTCCAAGGACCAATAGCTCTCACCCGGACGATTTTTCCCTTGCGAAGTAAATTAATGATTTATTCAGATTAGCCGGTTTAAGGGGCTTGGCCTTTGATCCAAGAAAGATGCCAAGCTATTTGACATAACCATTTCTttctaaggaaaggaaagaatgaAAGAACTCCGCGCGTGATAAAAGAGTTTGACGCC from Montipora capricornis isolate CH-2021 chromosome 2, ASM3666992v2, whole genome shotgun sequence includes the following:
- the LOC138033392 gene encoding uncharacterized protein, yielding MALSLESLLKKRRTKKTTPVRRFIQHRANYNALPPQDTASNDTTSNVTVNLCTMPNVLTQHNLTDNNTTPINITANSNYTSPHITSHASMSNTLARTRKRSRRKSKPAKLPLDHSSVINLSNSILSPDEIFVLARGLTFCPTPRHINWPEISADMYDFARRMRLTEYFFDENNTTNVNKRDNPFHNKSTWNPPTNREQALDTFLDAVKLDITTCKPKPIRDNLTTSERQAIHQLKQRQDIVIKPADKGSGTVIMDKTWYIDECNRQLNDSKFYTVDIQKRVTVYVKRMYTDDLIDEKTKQYLIQPDVKPGRFYILPKVHKPGNPGRPIVSSNSHPTERISHFIDHHLQPLVHKLPSHVKDTNDFLNKLLTIGKLPSNSLLVTLDVSSLYTNIPHNEGINACDHFLRTDPHNIIPTGTICDLIRMILTMNNFTFNDSHYLQIHGTAMGTKMAPSFANLFLGLFEKNALRNL